Proteins from a genomic interval of Choristoneura fumiferana chromosome 12, NRCan_CFum_1, whole genome shotgun sequence:
- the kri gene encoding uracil phosphoribosyltransferase krishah translates to MDLLNEEIRPWDATDVAEQFGDSLTLLPSNDNIKELQSILRDKNTSRSDFKFYADRLIRLVIEESLNRLPFTDCEVVTPTGALYKGLKYGAGNCGVSIVRSGEAMEQGLRDCCRSIRIGKILVESDTDTHEAHVVYAKFPEDIARRQVLLMYPIMSTGNTVKQAVNVLTQHGVKEERIILSNLFCTPAAVQAVVDYVPKMKILTSELHPVAPNHFGQKYFGTD, encoded by the exons atggATCTTTTGAACGAGGAAATCCGACCATGGGACGCCACCGATGTAGCGGAGCAGTTCGGTGACAGCCTCACGCTGTTGCCTTCTAACGATAACATTAAAGAATTGCAGAGCATTCTACGAGACAA GAACACAAGCAGAAGTGATTTCAAGTTCTATGCCGACCGCTTAATACGGCTGGTGATAGAAGAGAGCTTGAACAGGCTGCCGTTTACTGACTGCGAGGTGGTGACACCCACCGGAGCGTTGTACAAGGGACTGAAGTATGGCGCAGGGAACTGCGGAGTCTCCATTGTCAGATCAGGGGAAGCGATGGAGCAG GGCCTCCGCGACTGCTGTCGCTCCATCCGCATCGGCAAGATCCTGGTGGAGAGTGACACAGACACCCACGAGGCGCACGTGGTGTACGCCAAGTTCCCGGAGGACATCGCCCGGAGACAGGTGCTGCTTATGTACCCCATCATGTCTACGGGTAACACTGTCAAACAG GCAGTGAACGTCCTGACCCAGCACGGTGTCAAGGAAGAACGCATCATCCTATCCAACCTGTTCTGCACACCAGCAGCCGTCCAAGCCGTCGTGGACTATGTACCCAAGATGAAGATACTAACCTCAGAGTTGCATCCCGTAGCACCGAACCACTTTGGACAGAAGTATTTTGGAACGGATTGA